The DNA region ACCGTGGCCGACAGACCGACACGCCGCTGAATCGCCCGCTGGATCGCACGCGCGCAAGGAATCGCCGCGTCCAGCACGTCCTCGGGATCGCGCGGGTCGTACCCCTCCCATCGCGACGACAGCAACCGGGGTGTATCCGTGAGATCGAGAAACGCCTCGTCGATCGAGAAGGGCTCGACGATCGGGGTGAAGTCCTTGAGGATCTCGAGAATCTGGAGCGAAACGTGGACGTACTTGGAGGGATTTCCTTCGACGAGCGTGACGTCAGGGCAGAGCCGCTTCGCCTCGCCCACCGACATGCCCGCCCGCAGCCCGAACCGGCGAGCCGGGTAGTTCGCCGCCGCGATCACCCCGCGCCGGTTCACGTCGCCCCCCACCGCGAGCGGCTTCCCCGCGTAGAGCGGATTCATCCGCTCCTCCACGGCCGCGAAGAACGCGTCCATGTCCACGTGGGCGACGACGCGCACCTCCGATCATCCCTCCATCCACACCCGGGTGAGCTGCCATGTCATCTCGCGAGAGTCGTAGCGGATCTCGTAGTAGTCGGCGTTGTCCGCGAGGATCGCGAAGTAGTGGATCTTGTTCTGACCCTCGTGCCTCGCCCAGTCGCCCGTGACCTTGGCGACCTTGACCGTCTTGCCCTTCCACCGGAAGCGGATCGGCTTCATCCGCCCGGCGGTGAACAGGGTGATCACCTCGATGGGGTCGTGAATGGCTTCGATCATGAAGTACCCGTCTTCTTGCTTGGGGAACGTGGACGCATGGACCATCAGCCGAGCCTCCGAAAGACGCCGACGTGGAGGGTGCGGAGGGGAACCAGGAGGAAGATCGGGATGGCTTCCTCGAAGGCAATGCGGGAGCGGGCCCGCCCGACGCCGGCCCGCTGGGGCGGCCTTGGGTTCGTCCTCATGAAAAGGAAGGTAGTGCACATTTGTGCAGTTGTCAAGGGTGTCCAGGGGGAGGTCCGATTTTCATGGTGCATGACGATATTCTGATCGATAATGTATATGTTATACGAACTTCTGATCGATGGAGGCCCCCATGGCGGCAGTAACCGTATCTCCCAAGTTCCAGGTCGTGATTCCAAAGGAGGTCCGCGAAAAACTCGGGCTCTCGCCTGGGCAGCGTATTCAGGTTGTGGTGTACGGCGACCGGATCGAACTGATCCCGGTGAAGCCCGTAAAGCGAATGCGCGGATTCCTGAAAGGGATCGATACCCGGGTTCCACGTGAGGAGGACCGCGTGTGAACGTCGTCGATTCCAGTGCGTGGCTCGAATATTTTGCGAACGGCCCCAACGCCGGATTCTTCGCGCCCGCCATCGAGAAGACGTCCGACCTGGTGGTCCCATCGGTCACCCTCTATGAAGTCTTCAAGCGCGTCCTTCAACAGCGGGACGAGGGGGCGGCGTTGCAGGCCGTCGCCGTGATGCAGCAGGGCAACATAGTGGATCTAGACGCAGCGCTTGCTCTCGAAGCTGCGCGCGTGAGCATGGAGCACCGGCTCCCCCTAGCCGACAGCGTCATCCTGGCAACAGCGCGAGCGCAGGGCGCCGTTCTCTGGACTCAAGATGCCGACTTTGAGAGCGTGCCGGGCGTCAAGTATCGCAGCCACACCGCCCGCGGCGACTAACACCAAGCGCTACCTCAAGAACACAATCCGCCCGGTAACGACTCCTTCCGCGGCCGCAGTACTGGCTCGACGTCCACCCCATGCGTCCGACGGGGGTGTAGTA from Candidatus Eisenbacteria bacterium includes:
- a CDS encoding type II toxin-antitoxin system VapC family toxin, with the translated sequence MNVVDSSAWLEYFANGPNAGFFAPAIEKTSDLVVPSVTLYEVFKRVLQQRDEGAALQAVAVMQQGNIVDLDAALALEAARVSMEHRLPLADSVILATARAQGAVLWTQDADFESVPGVKYRSHTARGD
- a CDS encoding DUF6504 family protein; amino-acid sequence: MVHASTFPKQEDGYFMIEAIHDPIEVITLFTAGRMKPIRFRWKGKTVKVAKVTGDWARHEGQNKIHYFAILADNADYYEIRYDSREMTWQLTRVWMEG
- a CDS encoding AbrB/MazE/SpoVT family DNA-binding domain-containing protein gives rise to the protein MAAVTVSPKFQVVIPKEVREKLGLSPGQRIQVVVYGDRIELIPVKPVKRMRGFLKGIDTRVPREEDRV